ATATGGGGATGCAGAGGGGCTTGAGTCCTGGGGAGCCCCTCATGGGGCTGGTGAGCCAGTTGGCTGGAGTCAGGGAGAGGGGTGCGGCTGATGAGAAGCAAAAGGGTGCTAACCGGCTGTACCAGGAAGAAGATGAGGCGGAGCAGGGTGGGGCTAGGTGTGGACTGCACAGGATTTGGGATGCCTTCTGGACCGGGGACTCCCAATACCTTGAATGCCCAACCCACTCCCTGAAGGCTTTGGCCAACCCAGGAGAGACTTGGGCTGTGCTTTCTCACCATAACTTGCAGGCTCCTGAAGGGCCCCACCCGTCTTTGAGGGCTCCGCCCCTGTCCTGAAGCCAGTACATGGACTGAGGCCTTTCCAACCTTGACTGTATGCAAGGGGTCTTAGCCCAAGCcacagaggcaggggaaggagGTATGGGAGGCCTTAGGACttgctggggaagggagagtaTGTATTAGCCGGTCTTATCTCAGTTGGCTGCATTTGTTgtggtatgggtgtgtgtgtgtgcgcgcctgATTTTGTATTCCTTCTCGTTTGTCCGCCTGTGTCTTTTCTCCTAGTTTGACtccatttctcccctccccttgccAATCTGCCCCACCTCCTCTGCAACTCCTTGATAACCCTTGGGCAAAACTGTTACTTAATCTCTCTCTGAGCTGCCTCCAGTCTTCTTCACCCTTTACCTTTTTTTCTCCAGCAGACATCCGCCTGTCTTGGCAGTCATGAGGCCTTCCTGGTATCCCCTGCACACACCCTCCCTGGCTTttccactcctcttcctcctcctctccctcctgggaggaggggcagaggCTGAGGGCCGGAAAGACCCACAGCTGCTGGTGAAGGTCCGAGGGGGCCAGCTGAGGGGCATCCGCCTGAAGGCCCCTGGGGGCCCAGTCTCAGCTTTTCTGGGCATCCCCTTTGCAGAGCCACCTGTGGGCTCACGTAGGTTTATGCCACCAGAGCCCAAGCGGCCCTGGTCAGGAGTGTTGGATGCTACCACCTTCCAAAATGTCTGCTACCAATACGTGGACACCCTGTACCCTGGGTTTGAGGGTACTGAGATGTGGAACCCCAACCGAGAGCTGAGTGAAGACTGCCTGTATCTTAATGTGTGGACACCATATCCCAGGCCTACTTCTCCCGTGCCTGTCCTCATCTGGATCTATGGGGGTGGCTTCTACAGTGGAGCATCCTCCTTGGACGTATATGATGGTCGTTTCTTGGCCCAGGTTGAGGAGACCGTATTGGTATCTATGAACTACCGAGTAGGAACCTTTGGCTTCTTGGCCCTGCCAGGCAGCAGAGAGGCCCCTGGCAATGTAGGCTTGCTGGATCAACGGCTTGCCTTGCAATGGGTGCAAGAAAATATTGCAGCCTTTGGGGGAAACCCGATGTCAGTGACGCTGTTTGGGGAGAGTGCAGGTGCAGCCTCGGTGGGCATGCATATTCTGTCCCTGCCCAGTCGGAGCCTCTTCCACAGGGCTGTCCTGCAGAGTGGTACACCCAATGGGCCCTGGGCCACAGTGGGTGCAGGAGAGGCCAGGCGCAGGGCCACCTTGCTGGCCCGCCTAGTGGGCTGTCCCCCAGGTGGTGCTGGTAGCAATGATACAGAGCTGATAGCCTGCCTGCGGACACGACCAGCTCAGGACCTGGTGGACCACGAGTGGCATGTGCTCCCTCAGGAAAGTATCTTCAGGTTTTCCTTCGTGCCTGTGGTGGACGGGGACTTCCTCAGTGACACGCCAGAGGCCCTCATCAATGCTGGAGATTTTCAAGACCTGCAGGTGACTAATGGTTGACCAGATTCTTCTGGGGTTCATCcattcctccccttccccagaaACCCAGGCATGAGGGCTTTCTACagatccactgttagaggtccaagTATGTGGGTCCCAAGGTCAGTCACTCCCTGTGGAGGGTTCAGATCCCATAGTAGTTGctgggcaagaaaaaaaaaaaaaagaagaagaagaagaagaagccatgggtctatttttttctttctctccatgccTTGTCCCTTCCCTACTCTTTGCTCTATGTAATTCTGGCTCTGTAAGGGTTCATCTCTCTGGCTATTTGtttgttcatctgtttctgtctacctatctatcatctctccatccttttCCCCATCTCCAACTATCCTCAGGTGCTGGTGGGTGTGGTGAAGGACGAGGGCTCCTACTTTCTGGTTTACGGGGTCCCAGGCTTCAGCAAAGACAATGAATCTCTCATCAGCCGGGCCCAGTTCCTGTCTGGGGTGCGGATGGGTGTACCCCAAGCAAGTGACCTGGCGGCCGAGGCTGTGGTCCTACATTATACAGACTGGCTGCACCCTGAGGACCCTGCCCACCTGAGGGATGCCATGAGTGCAGTGGTAGGCGACCACAACGTTGTGTGTCCCGTGGCCCAGCTGGCTGGGCGACTGGCTGCCCAAGGGGCCCGGGTCTATGCCTACGTCTTTGAACATCGTGCCTCCACATTGACTTGGCCCCTCTGGATGGGGGTGCCCCATGGCTATGAAATCGAATTCATCTTTGGGCTCCCCCTGGACCCCTCACTGAACTACACCACGGAGGAGAGAATC
This genomic stretch from Cricetulus griseus strain 17A/GY chromosome 4, alternate assembly CriGri-PICRH-1.0, whole genome shotgun sequence harbors:
- the Ache gene encoding acetylcholinesterase isoform X2, with the translated sequence MRPSWYPLHTPSLAFPLLFLLLSLLGGGAEAEGRKDPQLLVKVRGGQLRGIRLKAPGGPVSAFLGIPFAEPPVGSRRFMPPEPKRPWSGVLDATTFQNVCYQYVDTLYPGFEGTEMWNPNRELSEDCLYLNVWTPYPRPTSPVPVLIWIYGGGFYSGASSLDVYDGRFLAQVEETVLVSMNYRVGTFGFLALPGSREAPGNVGLLDQRLALQWVQENIAAFGGNPMSVTLFGESAGAASVGMHILSLPSRSLFHRAVLQSGTPNGPWATVGAGEARRRATLLARLVGCPPGGAGSNDTELIACLRTRPAQDLVDHEWHVLPQESIFRFSFVPVVDGDFLSDTPEALINAGDFQDLQVLVGVVKDEGSYFLVYGVPGFSKDNESLISRAQFLSGVRMGVPQASDLAAEAVVLHYTDWLHPEDPAHLRDAMSAVVGDHNVVCPVAQLAGRLAAQGARVYAYVFEHRASTLTWPLWMGVPHGYEIEFIFGLPLDPSLNYTTEERIFAQRLMKYWTNFARTGDPNDPRDSKSPQWPPYTTGAQQYVSLNLKPLEVRRGLRAQTCAFWNRFLPKLLSATDTLDEAERQWKAEFHRWSSYMVHWKNQFDHYSKQERCSDL